From a single Ascaphus truei isolate aAscTru1 chromosome 2, aAscTru1.hap1, whole genome shotgun sequence genomic region:
- the LOC142488414 gene encoding LOW QUALITY PROTEIN: uncharacterized protein LOC142488414 (The sequence of the model RefSeq protein was modified relative to this genomic sequence to represent the inferred CDS: inserted 2 bases in 1 codon), with protein MIQTAVNPLTCTMCGKQLSNKRTLLNHQMIHTGEKRFTCTECGKQFSAKSHLLRHQMTHTGEKPFTCTECGKQFNFKSQLLRHQMTHTGVKPFTCTECGKKFSAKNDLLIHQMTHTGEKPFTCTECGKSFATKKELRNHEWNHTGEKPFTCTECGKQFSAKKDLLIHQMTHTGEKPFTCTECGKSFARKKEFRNHEWNHTGDKPFTCTECGKRFITKNNLFRHQMTHTGEKPFTCTECGKQFSIKNNLFRHQMTHTGEKPFTCTECGKQFSAKYSLLMHQRTHTGEKPFTCTECGKQFNSKSHLLRHQITHTGVKPFTCTECSKSFATKKELRNHERNHXGDKPFTCTACGKQFSAKNDLRHQMTHKGEKQFTCSECWKQFRVKRDLLRHQRIHTGEK; from the exons ATGATTCAGACAGCAGTGAATCCTTTAACTTGTACCATGTGTGGGAAACAGTTAAGTAATAAGAGGACCCTCCTCAatcaccagatgattcatacaggggagaagcgattcacatgtacagagtgtgggaaacaattcagtgctAAGAGCcatctcctcagacaccagatgactcatacaggggagaaaccattcacatgtacagagtgtgggaaacaattcaattTTAAGAGCCagctcctcagacaccagatgactcatacaggggtgaaaccattcacatgtacagagtgtgggaaaaaatTCAGTGCTAAGAATGACCTCCTCattcaccagatgactcatacaggggagaaaccattcacatgtacagagtgtggtaaAAGCTTTGCGACAAAGAAGGAGCTCCGCAACCATGAGTGGaatcatacaggggagaaaccatttacatgtacagagtgtgggaaacaattcagtgctAAGAAAGACCTCCTCattcaccagatgactcatacaggagagaaaccattcacatgtacagagtgtggtaaAAGCTTTGCGAGAAAGAAGGAGTTCCGCAACCATGAGTGGAATCATACAGGGgataaaccattcacatgtacagagtgtgggaaaagattCATTACTAAGAACAACCTtttcagacaccagatgactcatacaggggagaaaccattcacatgtacagagtgtgggaaacaattcagtattaagaacaACCTtttcagacaccagatgactcatacaggggagaaaccattcacatgtacagagtgtgggaaacaattcagtgctAAGTACAGCCTCCTCATGCACCAgaggactcatacaggggagaaaccattcacatgtacagagtgtgggaaacaattcaattCTAAGAGCcatctcctcagacaccagattactcatacaggggtgaaaccattcacatgtacagagtgtagtaaaagctttgcGACAAAGAAGGAGCTCCGCAACCATGAGCGGAATCA AGGGgataaaccattcacatgtacagcgtgtgggaaacaattcagtgctAAGAATgacctcagacaccagatgactcataaaggggagaagcaattcacatgttcagagtgttgGAAACAATTCAGAGTTAAGAGGgatctcctcagacaccagaggattcatacaggagagaaatga